One part of the Sander vitreus isolate 19-12246 chromosome 10, sanVit1, whole genome shotgun sequence genome encodes these proteins:
- the LOC144524689 gene encoding LON peptidase N-terminal domain and RING finger protein 3-like, with amino-acid sequence METEMESMLQLAAEAFQSKNFDLAADIYECQLARHGDPGSRQELMVKRADALAFGGKFTEAFEVYRQASETERLRPVHLTNLIEYLSGSIKRQDGGDSQNRGPRGGEEYGASVAAGCPGVGATAFGYEDFSCRICLSFLFEPVTLPCGHCFCKKCLERERKEKEQPVMCKECRDSSRVADVQSYRVNVVLSNLLAKSFPTSHQAGLLRREGNGLYAEKKMEAALEKYNQAILIAPMDHILFSNRSQIHSSLRHYEKALRDAEMACRLMPHWSKGHVRKAQALVSLGRTEEALREYLVCLSIEPDCRLAQTEAHKLLGDLLAPVTDQVPEHISDYSNLLSFRTHIKNSINTPSQIFSPSLWSSVSSLASTPPAPEMPEEERKPEVRRPDHCFLLKRKRSSTDENTEEGGQERRDDHKRAKSEPAEATDPLSSAVGDVLDPKDLECSLCMRLFYEPVATPCGHTFCLRCLERCLDHNPKCPLCKEELSEYLVQRQFCKTVLMENLISKYLPSELIERQRIHQDEMAEFSNLNKNVPIFVCTMAFPTVPCPLHIFEPCYRLMIRRCMETGTKCFGMCLEDNLKGFADYGCLLEIRDVKFFSDGRSVADTIGRRRFKVIQQSERDGYNTADIEYLEDVKVEGVAERELQSLHDTVYDQALVWVNSLKTEQKERIEGHFGPMPQKDSELQDSPNGPSWCWWLLAVLPLEGRAQLPFLAITSLKERLSGIRKVLLFMAHSKHR; translated from the exons AtggagacagagatggagagcatGCTGCAGCTTGCAGCGGAGGCTTTCCAGTCGAAAAACTTCGACCTAGCTGCGGATATCTACGAGTGCCAACTAGCGAGACATGGAGATCCAGGGAGCCGGCAGGAGCTGATGGTAAAGCGGGCTGACGCACTCGCCTTCGGGGGCAAATTCACCGAAGCTTTCGAGGTGTACAGACAAGCCTCGGAGACAGAAAGACTGAGACCTGTTCACCTGACCAACCTTATAGAGTACCTGTCGGGTAGTATCAAGAGGCAAGACGGAGGTGACAGTCAAAACAGGGGCccgaggggaggagaggagtatGGGGCGTCGGTTGCAGCTGGATGCCCGGGCGTTGGTGCTACAGCTTTTGGGTACGAAGACTTCTCCTGCCGGATATGTCTGAGCTTTCTGTTCGAGCCTGTGACTCTTCCATGCGGACACTGCTTCTGTAAAAAGTGtctggagagggagaggaaggagaaggagCAGCCGGTGATGTGTAAAGAGTGCAGGGACAGCTCCAGAGTAGCCGACGTCCAGAGTTACAGGGTCAATGTGGTCCTCAGCAACCTACTGGCCAAGTCGTTCCCGACCTCGCACCAGGCCGGTCTGCTGAGGCGGGAGGGCAACGGACTATACGCAGAGAAGAAGATGGAAGCAGCGCTGGAGAAATATAACCAAGCCATATTGATAG CACCCATGGACCACATACTGTTCAGTAATCGCTCCCAGATCCACTCAAGTCTGAGACACTACGAAAAGGCTCTGAGAGACGCTGAGATGGCCTGCAGACTCATGCCTCACTGGTCCAAG GGTCATGTTCGTAAGGCTCAGGCCCTGGTGTCGCTGGGCAGGACAGAGGAAGCTCTGAGGGAGTACCTGGTCTGTCTGTCCATAGAGCCCGACTGTAGACTGGCCCAGACTGAGGCTCACAAG CTCCTCGGTGATCTCCTGGCTCCAGTTACAGATCAGGTCCCTGAACACATCTCAGACTACTCCAATCTACTGTCTTTCAGAACACACATCAAAAACAGCATTAACACTCCCTCACAG ATCTTTAGTCCCAGCTTGTGGTCGTCAGTGTCCAGTCTTGCCTCCACTCCTCCTGCACCTGAGAtgccagaggaggagagaaagccCGAAGTCAGGAGACCAGACCACTGTTTTCTCCTCAAAAGGAAACGGAGTAGCACAGATGAGAACACGGAGGAGGGAGGACAGGAGAGAAGAGACGATCACAAGAGGGCAAAATCTG AGCCAGCAGAGGCGACTGATCCATTGAGTTCTGCGGTTGGTGATGTTTTGGATCCGAAAGATCTGGAGTGTTCTCTTTGTATGAG ACTTTTCTATGAGCCAGTGGCGACGCCGTGCGGTCACACGTTCTGTCTTCGGTGTCTGGAGAGATGTCTGGACCACAACCCAAAGTGTCCACTCTGTAAAGAGGAGCTGTCTGAG TACCTGGTCCAGAGGCAGTTCTGTAAGACAGTACTAATGGAGAACCTGATATCGAAGTATCTTCCCTCAGAGCTCATAGAAAGACAGAGAATCCACCAGGATGAAATGGCAGAGTTCTCTAA TCTTAACAAGAATGTGCCTATATTTGTGTGCACCATGGCCTTCCCCACTGTGCCGTGCCCTCTCCATATCTTCGAGCCCTGCTACAGACTGATGATTCGTCGATGCATGGAGACGGGAACTAAGTGCTTTGGCATGTGTCTGGAAGACAACCTCAAAGG GTTTGCAGACTACGGGTGCCTGTTGGAGATCCGCGATGTAAAGTTCTTTTCCGATGGCCGTTCAGTTGCGGACACCATTGGCAGACGGCGGTTTAAAGTCATTCAACAAAGCGAGAGGGATGGCTACAACACAGCCGATATAGAGTACCTGGAGGATGTTAAG GTGGAGGGTGTGGCAGAGCGTGAGCTGCAGTCCCTGCATGATACGGTGTACGACCAGGCCCTGGTGTGGGTCAACTCCTTGAAAACCGAGCAGAAGGAACGCATCGAAGGACACTTTGGACCCATGCCTCAGAAAGACTCTGAACTTCAG gACAGTCCTAACGGTCCCTCGTGGTGTTGGTGGTTACTCGCCGTGCTTCCGTTAGAAGGCCGAGCCCAGCTGCCGTTCCTGGCCATCACCTCTCTGAAAGAACGCCTCAGCGGCATCCGCAAGGTGCTGCTCTTCATGGCCCACAGCAAGCACCGGTGA
- the commd5 gene encoding COMM domain-containing protein 5, which yields MSASHIKDSSFLGGRIPPEIDSMSKNLKDVDQELFRKILKAVVSALEGKDCREVMKSIAESSTIPQEKLSHIVAGMYRVLSEAIRIPTSSLKQEAFREDLTELRIPEDFITDFASVVFGNRRAALDAATSRNDPHLPTLEDFKWRVDVAISTSSLARALQPSVLMQMKLSDGSFHRFEVPVSKFQELRYNVALILKEMNDLEKRNILKIQD from the exons ATAAAGGACTCCAGCTTTCTGGGAGGCAGGATACCACCAGAAATCGACTCAATGTCGAAAAACCTGAAGGATGTGGACCAAGAGTTGTTCAGAAAAATACTGAAAG CTGTGGTCAGCGCCCTGGAGGGGAAGGACTGCAGAGAGGTGATGAAGTCTATAGCAGAGAGCAGCACCATCCCCCAGGAGAAGCTCAGTCACATCGTAGCTGGGATGTACAGAGTGCTGTCCGAGGCCATCCGCATTCCCACATCATCCCTTAAACAGGAG GCCTTCAGAGAAGATCTCACAGAACTAAG GATACCTGAAGACTTTATCACAGACTTCGCCAGTGTGGTTTTTGGCAACAG GCGTGCAGCTCTAGATGCGGCAACTTCCCGGAATGATCCTCACCTCCCCACATTAGAAGACTTTAAATGGCGAGTGGATGTTGCCATTTCTACAAG CTCTTTAGCCAGGGCCCTGCAGCCTTCTGTTCTGATGCAGATGAAACTATCAGATGGGAGCTTTCACCGCTTTGAG GTGCCTGTGTCTAAATTCCAAGAGCTCCGTTACAACGTGGCTCTGATTCTCAAAGAGATGAATGATCTGGAGAAGAGGAACATTCTCAAGATCCAAGATTGA